Genomic DNA from Haloarcula marina:
CGAGCGCGCGCTCCAGTTTCTTTCGCACGTCGTCGCTCGGGAGCGAGTTCCCCTGCTCCAGTTTGCGGATGAGGCTGGCCTTCTCGTTGAGTTGCTGGGCCAGGTCCTTCTGACTCAGGCCGCGGGATTCGCGGGCCTTCCGAATCTGGTCGTCGAAATCCTGCGCAATCTCGTCCATCTCGTCGAACATGTCCCGGCGGCGGGAACCCCCGGACGACGACCCGGAGGACCCGCTGGACCCCGAAGAGGAACTGCTGGAGCTAGACCCGCTCGACGAGGTGGAGTACTTCGTCGAGGTGGACGACGAGGCGTCCTGAGTTTTGACCTCCGTACCGAAGTCGGTACACTCGTCGCAGACGTCGAGTTCGGCCCC
This window encodes:
- a CDS encoding multiprotein bridging factor aMBF1: MVQCEMCGKEVSSPNRVKIEGAELDVCDECTDFGTEVKTQDASSSTSTKYSTSSSGSSSSSSSSGSSGSSGSSSGGSRRRDMFDEMDEIAQDFDDQIRKARESRGLSQKDLAQQLNEKASLIRKLEQGNSLPSDDVRKKLERALDIDLSAGGSSDDTEWSGGNSSGGYTLGDVVKRKD